From the Mycobacterium sp. DL592 genome, the window CTTCTGGGGATCACCGACGATATCCCGGAGCGGGCCTCGGTGATCCGGGTGATGCTGATGGAGCTGAACCGGATCTCCTCGCACCTGGTGGCGCTGGCCACCGGCGGGATGGAACTGGGTGCGATGTCACCGATGTTCTTCGGCTTCCGCGACCGCGACCTGATCCTGTCGTTCTTCGAGGCCGTCACCGGGCTGCGGATGAACAACGCCTACATCCGCCCCGGCGGGGTGGCCGCCGATCTGCCCGAGGACGGCCCGGCGCGGCTCGAGGAACTACTGCGTGTGCTGCCCGGGCACCTCGACGAACTCGGCAACCTGTTGACCGAGAGCTACATCTGGAAGGCCCGCACCCAGGGCATCGGCTATCTGGATCTGACCGGCTGCATGGCCTTGGGCATCACCGGGCCGGTGCTGCGCTCCACCGGCCTGCCGCACGATCTGCGTAAGAGCCAACCGTATTGCGGTTACGAGACTTACGACTTCGACGTCATCACCGACACCACTGCGGACTGCTACGGGCGGTATCTGATCCGGGTCAAGGAGATGTACGAGTCGGTGAAGATCGTGCGCCAGTGCCTGGAGCGGCTCGAGCCGGGCCCGGTGATGATCACCGACAAGAAGCTCGCGTGGCCGGCCGACCTCAAGCTCGGCCCCGACGGGCTGGGGAACTCCCCGGAGCACATCGCCAAGATCATGGGCACCTCGATGGAGGGGCTGATTCACCACTTCAAGCTCGTCACGGAGGGCTTCCGGGTGCCGGCGGGTCAGGTCTACATCCCGGTCGAGTCGCCCCGCGGCGAACTCGGCGTGCACATGGTGTCCGACGGCGGCACCCGCCCCTACCGGGTGCACTACCGGGATCCGTCGTTCACGAATCTGCAAGCGGTGGCGGCGATGTGCGAGGGCGGCATGGTCGCCGACGTGATCGCGTCGGTCGCCTCGATCGATCCGGTGATGGGTGGCGTGGATAGGTGAGAGCCCGATGACAATTGAACTCACGTTAGGTCCGCGGCCCGATGAACCGGGGCCGCCGGTCGGTGGGCGGGACGCCTACCCGGCCGACGTGGTGGAACGCCTGGCCGCCGACGCGGCGACCATTGTCGGACGCTACCCGCAGCCACGCTCAGCGCTGCTGCCGCTGCTGCATCTGGTGCAGGCCGAGGACGGCTACCTGACGAAGGCCGGGATCGCGTTCTGCGCCAATCAGTTAGGGCTGACCGATGCCGAGGTGACGGCGGTGGCGACGTTCTATTCGATGTACCGGCGCACACCGACCGGCGAGTATCTGGTCGGCGTATGCACCAACACGCTGTGCGCGATCATGGGTGGGGACGCCATCCTCGAGGCTCTCGAAACCGAGCTGGCGGTCCACCCGGGCCAGACCACCGCCGACGGGCGGATCACGCTCGAGCACATCGAGTGCAACGCCGCCTGCGACTACGCCCCGGTGGTGATGGTCAACTGGGAATTCTTCGACAACCAGACCCCCTCGAGTGCCCGCGAACTCGTGCAGACCCTGCGCGACGGCCAGGCCGTCACCCCCACCCGCGGTGCCCCGCTGTGCACGTTCCGTCAGACCGCCCGCACGCTTGCCGGCGTCGGCCCCGATGTCGTCGACACCAGCCTGCCCGGTGATGCCTCGCTGGCCGGCCTGCGGGTGGCCCGGGCGTTGGGTGAGGACGGCGCCCAATGACTCTCACGCCGGTGCTGAGCCGGTTCTGGGACGAACCCGAACCGTGGACCCTGGACACCTACCTTCGCCATGACGGCTACCAGGCGCTGCGCACCGCGCTGGGCATGAAACCCGACGACGTCATCACGACCGTCAAGGAATCCGGGCTGCGCGGGCGCGGCGGTGCGGGTTTTCCGACCGGGACGAAGTGGTCGTTCATCCCTCAGGAGGCCACCGGCGCCGGCGCCAAGCCGAAGTACCTGGTGATCAACGCCGACGAGTCCGAACCCGGTACCTGCAAAGACATTCCGCTGCTGTTCACCACTCCGCACTTCCTGGTGGAGGGGGCGATCATCGCGGCGTATGCGATCCGCGCCCGGCATGCGTTCATCTACGTGCGCGGTGAGGTAGTGCCGGTGCTGCGCCGCCTGCAGAACGCCGTCGCCGAGGCCTATGCGGCCGGCTACCTCGGCACCGACATCCTGGGCTCGGGATTCGACCTCGACCTGATCGTGCACGCCGGCGCCGGCGCCTACATTTGTGGTGAGGAAACGGCGCTGCTGGACTCGCTGGAGGGCCGTCGCGGTCAGCCCCGGCTGCGTCCGCCGTTCCCCGCGGTCGCCGGCCTTTACGCCTGCCCCACCGTCGTCAACAATGTCGAGTCGATCGCCAGCGTCCCGCCGATCCTGCAGCGCGGGGTCGACTGGTTCAAGTCGATGGGGACGGAGAAGTCACCCGGCTTCACGCTGTACTCGCTGTCCGGACATGTCACTCGCCCAGGCCAGTACGAGGCGCCGCTGGGTATCACGCTGCGCGAGCTGCTCGACTATGCGGGCGGTGTCCGCGCCGGGCACGAGTTGAAGTTCTGGACCCCGGGTGGTTCGTCGACTCCCCTGCTGACCGCCGAACACCTCGACGTGCCACTGGATTACGAGGGTATGGCCTCGGTCGGGTCGATGCTGGGCACCAAGGCGCTGCAGATCTTCGACGAGACGACCTGTGTGGTGCGCGCGGCGCGCCGGTGGACGCAGTTCTATGCCCACGAGTCGTGCGGTAAGTGCACGCCGTGCCGGGAGGGCACCTACTGGCTCAGCCAGATCTACGAGCGCCTGGAGACCGGCCGGGGAACCGCCGAGGATATCGACAAGCTGCTCGACATCTCCGACACCATTTTTGGAAAGTCGTTCTGCGCGTTGGGTGACGGCGCGGCCTCCCCCATCATCTCCTCGATCAAGTACTTCCGCGAGGAGTACGAGTCGCACCTGGACGGCAGCTGCCCGTTCGACCCGTACGCCTCGATGCTGGCCGCACCGGAAGGGGTGGGAGCGTGACGCAGTTCGCGGCGAACAGGCCCAAAATCGCACTCACCGCGGTCGATTTATGCGATTTTGCGCCTGCTCGCGAAGTGACGGCGGAAGGGGTGGGAGCGTGACACAGACTTCTGACACCAGTACCCACGACGCACCGCCGGTCGAGATGGTCAATCTCGTGATCGACGACGTCGAGCTGGCGGTTCCCAAGGGCACGTTGGTGATTCGTGCCGCCGAGCTGATGGGCGTGCAGATTCCCCGGTTCTGTGACCACCCGCTGCTCGATCCGGTCGGCGCCTGCCGGCAGTGCCTGGTCGAGGTGGAGGGTCAGCGTAAGCCGATGGCGAGCTGCACCATCACCGTCACCGAGGGCATGGTGGTGCGCACCCAGTACACCTCGGCGGCCGCCGACAAGGCCCAGCACGGGGTGATGGAGCTGCTGCTGATCAACCACCCGCTGGACTGCCCGGTCTGCGACAAGGGCGGTGAGTGCCCACTGCAGAACCAGGCGATGTCCAACGGGCGGGTGGAGACCCGGTTCGCTGACATCAAACGCACCTTTCCCAAGCCGATCAACCTGTCCAGCCAGGTTCTGCTCGACCGCGAGCGGTGTGTGCTGTGTGCGCGCTGCACCCGGTTCTCCAATCAGATCGCCGGGGATCCGTTCATCGAGCTGCTCGAACGCGGTGCCCTGCAACAGGTCGGGATCGCCACCGGTGAGCCGTTCGACTCGTACTTCAGTGGCAACACCGTCCAGATCTGCCCGGTCGGCGCGCTGACCGGAACCGCCTACCGGTTCCGGGCCCGCCCATTCGATCTGGTGTCCAGTCCCAGCGCCTGCGAGCACTGCGCGTCGGGCTGCGCCCAGCGCACCGATCACCGCCGCGGCGTCGTGCTGCGCCGGCTGGCCGGCGACGACCCCGAGGTCAACGAGGAGTGGAACTGCGACAAGGGCCGCTGGGCCTTCACCTACGCGACCGTCGGCGACCGGATCACCACTCCCCTGGTTCGCGACGACGACGGCGGGCTCCGGCCCGCCTCGTGGTCGGAGGCCATCGCGACGGCCGTCGCCGGGCTGACAGCAGGACGAACCGGCGTTCTGGTCGGCGGCCGGGTGACCGCCGAGGAGGCTTACGCCTACTCCAAGTTCACCCGAATGGTACTGCGCACCAACGATATCGACATGCGCAGCCGCGCGCACTCTGCTGAGGAGGCGCAGTTCCTGGCCGCCCACGTGGCGGGACGCAGGCCCGTCAGCTACGCCGACCTGGAAGCTGCGCCGGTGGTCGTGCTCGCCGGGTTCGAGCCGGAGGAAGAGTCGCCGATCGTGTTCCTGCGGTTGCGTAAGGCGGTCCGCAAACGGGGGCTCAAGGTGGTGGCGGTCGCGCCGCTGGCCTCGCGCGGATCGCAGAAGTTGGCCGCGCACCTCGTGGCGACCGCGCCGGGCGGGGAGGCTGCGGCACTCGACCGCCTCGACGAGGCGCTGCTGGCCGAGCCGGGCGCGGTGATCCTGCTCGGTGAGCGGCTGGCCACCAGTCCCGGTGCGCTGTCGGCGGCGGCACGGTTGGCGCAGCGGACCCGGGCGCGGCTGGCCTGGATTCCGCGCCGCGCCGGGGAACGCGGCGCGCTGGACGCCGGCTGCCTGCCCAACCTGCTGCCCGGCGGGCGGCCCGTCGCCGACGCGGCGGCCCGCGAACAGCTCAGCGCCGCTTGGCATGTCGACGAGTTGACCGCCGAGGCCGGCCGTGACACCACCGGCATCCTCGCCGCGGCCGCCGACAGTGAACTCGACGCGCTACTCGTCGGCGGCATCGACCCCGCCGACCTGCCCGACCCGCACGCCGCACTGGCGGCCATCGAGGCCGCCGGGTTCGTGGTGAGCCTGGAGTTGCGCGAGTCGGCGGTGACGGCGCTCGCCGACGTCGTGTTCCCGGTGGCGCCGGTGGCCGAGAAGGCGGGTTCGTTCACCAACTGGGAGGGCCGCAGCCGGCCATTCGAATCGGCGCTCCCGTCCAACGCCTTCTCCGATCTGCGGGTGCTGCAGACGATGGCCGACGAACTCGGCGCCGACCTCGGGTTCCGCACCGCCGAGCAGGCCCGCGCCGAACTGGCCGGACTGGGCGGCTGGGACGGGGCCCGGGCGCCGTCCCCCGACGTGGCGCCGGGACGGGCACCGTCGCTGGACAGTGGCGAAGCCGTGCTGGCCGGCTGGCGAATGTTGTTGGACGACGGCCGCTTACAGGACGGGGAGCCGTATCTGGCGGGAACAGCGCGGCCCGCGGTGGTGCGGTTGTCGCCGGCCACCGCGGCCGGTATCGGCGCCGCCGAGGGGCAGCTGGTCAGTGTGTCCAGCGGGCGCGGCGCGATCATCCTGCCGCTGGTGATCACCGAGATGCCTGACGGCGTGGTGTGGTTGCCGCTGCGCTCGCCCGGTAGTGCCGTCCACGACACGCTCGCCGTCACCACCGGCGCTGTGGTGCAGATCGAGCGGGAGGCGCCATGAGCTATCCGGACATGACGGTGTTCGGCCACGACCCGTGGTGGCTCATCGTGATCAAGGCGCTGGCGATCTTCGTGTTCCTGCTGCTGACCGTGCTGGTCGCGATCCTCGCCGAACGCAAGATCCTGGGCCGCATGCAGATGCGCTACGGCCCGAACCGGGTCGGCCCCTTCGGCCTGCTGCAGTCGCTGGCCGACGGGATCAAGCTGGCCCTGAAGGAGGGGCTGACGCCCACCGGGGTGGACAAGCCGATTTACCTTCTGGCACCGATCATTTCGGTGATACCGGCGATCACGGCGTTCGCCGTCATCCCGATGGGACCGGTGGTGTCGGTGTTCGGCCACCGGACTCCCCTCCAGTTGACCGACCTTCCGGTGGCAGTGCTGTTCATCCTGGCCGTCACCTCGATCGGCGTGTACGGAATCGTGTTGGCCGGGTGGGCCTCGGGATCGACCTACCCGCTGCTGGGCGGCCTGCGTTCCAGCGCCCAGGTAGTCTCCTACGAGATCGCGATGGCACTGTCGTTCGCGGCGGTGTTCGTCTACTCCGGCACCATGTCCACGTCGGGAATCGTTGCCGCCCAGGAGAAGACGTGGTACGTCTTCCTGTTGCTGCCGTCATTCGCGGTGTACGTCACCGCGATGGTCGGCGAGACCAACCGCGCCCCGTTCGACCTACCCGAGGCCGAGGGCGAATTGGTCGGCGGCTTCCACACCGAGTACAGCTCGTTGAAGTTCGCCATGTTCATGCTCGCCGAGTACGTCAACATGACCACGGTCTCGGCGCTGGCGACCACGCTGTTCCTCGGCGGCTGGCACGCTCCGTGGCCGCTGAGCCTGATTCCCGGGGCCAACACCGGCTGGCTGCCGCTGATCTGGTTCGTGGCCAAGGTGTGGACGTTCCTGTTCGTGTTCATGTGGCTGCGGGCCACCCTGCCCCGCATGCGCTACGACCAGTTCATGGCGCTGGGCTGGAAGCTGCTGATCCCGGTGTCACTGGTGTGGATCATGATCGTCGCTGTTCTGCACGCCACCGGGGTCACCGGTGTCATCCCCGGATTGATCGCCGCCGCAGCACTGCTCGCGGTCCTGCTGGCGGTCACGGCGTTGCGGCGCAGGCGGGCTGACCGTCACAGCGGCGTGCCCCCGGCGCCGCCGCCGGATGCGGGCGCGTTCCCGATACCTCCACTGCCCGGCATGCCGGGCATCGGCGCGACGACAGCCAAGGAGAAAGCCGATGCCTAAGTTCCTCGATTCCGTCAAGGGTTTCGGCGTCACGTTCGGTTCGATGTTCAAGCGCCCGATCACCGAGGGGTACCCCGAGAAGCCGGGCCCGGTGGCGCCGCGCTATCACGGCCGCCACCAACTCAACCGCTACCCTGACGGGCTGGAGAAGTGCATAGGCTGCGAGCTGTGCGCGTGGGCCTGCCCGGCCGACGCGATCTACGTCGAGGGCGCCGACAACACCGAGGCCGAACGCTTCTCCCCCGGTGAGCGCTACGGCCGGGTGTATCAGATCAACTATCTGCGGTGCATCGGCTGCGGGCTGTGCATCGAGGCCTGCCCGACCCGGGCGTTGACGATGACCAACATCTACGAGCTCGCCGACGACAACCGCGGTGATCTGATCTACGGCAAGGACAAACTGCTGGCGCCGCTGCAGCCGGGTATGCAGGCACCGCCGCACCCGATGGAGCCGGGCACGACGGATGACGACTACTACCTGGGGCGTGTGACCGGCGGGCAGGAGCGAAGCGACCCGGGGATCAGGTCGGGATCGAAGGAGGCGACCAAGTGATCACGTTGCTTGCAGCCGAAACACTCACCCGCACCTCGACATCGGAGGCGGTCGCGTTCTGGATCCTGGGCGCGATCGCCGTCGCAGGCGCCATCGGCGTCGTAGCCGCCCCCAAAGCCGTCTACGCCGCCATCTTCCTGGCCTCCACCATGATCGCGCTGGCCATGATCTACGTGGCCCAGGATGCACTGTTCCTCGGCGTCGTGCAGGTGGTGGTCTACACCGGCGCGGTGATGATGCTGTTCCTGTTCGTGTTGATGCTCATCGGTGTCGACTCCTCGGAGTCCCTGGTGGAAACTATTCGGGGACAACGTGTCGCGACGATCGTGGCCGGCCTCGGCTTCGGAAGCCTACTGATCGCCGGCATCGGGTCGGTGACCACGACGGGCTTCACCGGCCTGACGCAGGCCAACGCGGGCGGAAACGTCGAAGGCCTGGCGACCCTGATCTTCACCCGCGACCTGTGGGCCTTCGAGCTCACCAGCGCGCTGCTGATCACCGCCGCACTCGGCGCGATGGTGCTGGCTCACCGGGAACGCTTCGAGCGGCGCAAGTCGCAGCGCGAGATGGTCGTTGAGCGCTTCCGCAGCGGGCAACGGGCCACCCCGCTACCGGCACCCGGTGTCTTCGCCCGGCACAACGCCGTCGACACCTTCGCCTGGCTGCCCGACGGGTCCGACGAGGACTCCTCGGTGTCGACCATCACCCGGCGCCAATCCGTGCCGGTACCCGAGCGCAGGGACGGCGACCAGTGAACCCGGCCAACTACCTCTACCTGTCGGTGCTGCTGTTCACCATCGGCGCCTCGGGAGTGTTGTTGCGACGCAACGCCATCATCATGTTCATGTGCGTAGAGCTGATGCTCAACGCCTGCAACCTGGCGTTCGTCACGTTCTCCCGCATGCACGGCCACCTCGACGGTCAGGTGGTCGCGTTCTTCACCATGGTGGTGGCGGCCTGCGAGGTGGTGGTCGGCCTTGCGATCATCATGACGATCTTCCGGACCCGACGCAGCGCCAACGTCGACGACGCCCACCTGTTACGGCATTGAACGGCACCGCGATGGAGACCCTTCTCATCCTGACCATTGCGCTGCCCCTGGCCGGAGCCGTCGTCT encodes:
- the nuoD gene encoding NADH dehydrogenase (quinone) subunit D; the protein is MSTHIDDEDGVVVLGGQDWDELVAAARQGEVGERIVVNMGPQHPSTHGVLRLILEIEGETVTEARCGIGYLHTGIEKNLEYRNWTQGVTFVTRMDYLSPFFNETAYCLGVERLLGITDDIPERASVIRVMLMELNRISSHLVALATGGMELGAMSPMFFGFRDRDLILSFFEAVTGLRMNNAYIRPGGVAADLPEDGPARLEELLRVLPGHLDELGNLLTESYIWKARTQGIGYLDLTGCMALGITGPVLRSTGLPHDLRKSQPYCGYETYDFDVITDTTADCYGRYLIRVKEMYESVKIVRQCLERLEPGPVMITDKKLAWPADLKLGPDGLGNSPEHIAKIMGTSMEGLIHHFKLVTEGFRVPAGQVYIPVESPRGELGVHMVSDGGTRPYRVHYRDPSFTNLQAVAAMCEGGMVADVIASVASIDPVMGGVDR
- the nuoE gene encoding NADH-quinone oxidoreductase subunit NuoE — encoded protein: MTIELTLGPRPDEPGPPVGGRDAYPADVVERLAADAATIVGRYPQPRSALLPLLHLVQAEDGYLTKAGIAFCANQLGLTDAEVTAVATFYSMYRRTPTGEYLVGVCTNTLCAIMGGDAILEALETELAVHPGQTTADGRITLEHIECNAACDYAPVVMVNWEFFDNQTPSSARELVQTLRDGQAVTPTRGAPLCTFRQTARTLAGVGPDVVDTSLPGDASLAGLRVARALGEDGAQ
- the nuoF gene encoding NADH-quinone oxidoreductase subunit NuoF, translated to MTLTPVLSRFWDEPEPWTLDTYLRHDGYQALRTALGMKPDDVITTVKESGLRGRGGAGFPTGTKWSFIPQEATGAGAKPKYLVINADESEPGTCKDIPLLFTTPHFLVEGAIIAAYAIRARHAFIYVRGEVVPVLRRLQNAVAEAYAAGYLGTDILGSGFDLDLIVHAGAGAYICGEETALLDSLEGRRGQPRLRPPFPAVAGLYACPTVVNNVESIASVPPILQRGVDWFKSMGTEKSPGFTLYSLSGHVTRPGQYEAPLGITLRELLDYAGGVRAGHELKFWTPGGSSTPLLTAEHLDVPLDYEGMASVGSMLGTKALQIFDETTCVVRAARRWTQFYAHESCGKCTPCREGTYWLSQIYERLETGRGTAEDIDKLLDISDTIFGKSFCALGDGAASPIISSIKYFREEYESHLDGSCPFDPYASMLAAPEGVGA
- a CDS encoding NADH-quinone oxidoreductase subunit G produces the protein MTQTSDTSTHDAPPVEMVNLVIDDVELAVPKGTLVIRAAELMGVQIPRFCDHPLLDPVGACRQCLVEVEGQRKPMASCTITVTEGMVVRTQYTSAAADKAQHGVMELLLINHPLDCPVCDKGGECPLQNQAMSNGRVETRFADIKRTFPKPINLSSQVLLDRERCVLCARCTRFSNQIAGDPFIELLERGALQQVGIATGEPFDSYFSGNTVQICPVGALTGTAYRFRARPFDLVSSPSACEHCASGCAQRTDHRRGVVLRRLAGDDPEVNEEWNCDKGRWAFTYATVGDRITTPLVRDDDGGLRPASWSEAIATAVAGLTAGRTGVLVGGRVTAEEAYAYSKFTRMVLRTNDIDMRSRAHSAEEAQFLAAHVAGRRPVSYADLEAAPVVVLAGFEPEEESPIVFLRLRKAVRKRGLKVVAVAPLASRGSQKLAAHLVATAPGGEAAALDRLDEALLAEPGAVILLGERLATSPGALSAAARLAQRTRARLAWIPRRAGERGALDAGCLPNLLPGGRPVADAAAREQLSAAWHVDELTAEAGRDTTGILAAAADSELDALLVGGIDPADLPDPHAALAAIEAAGFVVSLELRESAVTALADVVFPVAPVAEKAGSFTNWEGRSRPFESALPSNAFSDLRVLQTMADELGADLGFRTAEQARAELAGLGGWDGARAPSPDVAPGRAPSLDSGEAVLAGWRMLLDDGRLQDGEPYLAGTARPAVVRLSPATAAGIGAAEGQLVSVSSGRGAIILPLVITEMPDGVVWLPLRSPGSAVHDTLAVTTGAVVQIEREAP
- the nuoH gene encoding NADH-quinone oxidoreductase subunit NuoH — protein: MSYPDMTVFGHDPWWLIVIKALAIFVFLLLTVLVAILAERKILGRMQMRYGPNRVGPFGLLQSLADGIKLALKEGLTPTGVDKPIYLLAPIISVIPAITAFAVIPMGPVVSVFGHRTPLQLTDLPVAVLFILAVTSIGVYGIVLAGWASGSTYPLLGGLRSSAQVVSYEIAMALSFAAVFVYSGTMSTSGIVAAQEKTWYVFLLLPSFAVYVTAMVGETNRAPFDLPEAEGELVGGFHTEYSSLKFAMFMLAEYVNMTTVSALATTLFLGGWHAPWPLSLIPGANTGWLPLIWFVAKVWTFLFVFMWLRATLPRMRYDQFMALGWKLLIPVSLVWIMIVAVLHATGVTGVIPGLIAAAALLAVLLAVTALRRRRADRHSGVPPAPPPDAGAFPIPPLPGMPGIGATTAKEKADA
- the nuoI gene encoding NADH-quinone oxidoreductase subunit NuoI; the protein is MPKFLDSVKGFGVTFGSMFKRPITEGYPEKPGPVAPRYHGRHQLNRYPDGLEKCIGCELCAWACPADAIYVEGADNTEAERFSPGERYGRVYQINYLRCIGCGLCIEACPTRALTMTNIYELADDNRGDLIYGKDKLLAPLQPGMQAPPHPMEPGTTDDDYYLGRVTGGQERSDPGIRSGSKEATK
- a CDS encoding NADH-quinone oxidoreductase subunit J, encoding MITLLAAETLTRTSTSEAVAFWILGAIAVAGAIGVVAAPKAVYAAIFLASTMIALAMIYVAQDALFLGVVQVVVYTGAVMMLFLFVLMLIGVDSSESLVETIRGQRVATIVAGLGFGSLLIAGIGSVTTTGFTGLTQANAGGNVEGLATLIFTRDLWAFELTSALLITAALGAMVLAHRERFERRKSQREMVVERFRSGQRATPLPAPGVFARHNAVDTFAWLPDGSDEDSSVSTITRRQSVPVPERRDGDQ
- the nuoK gene encoding NADH-quinone oxidoreductase subunit NuoK; the protein is MNPANYLYLSVLLFTIGASGVLLRRNAIIMFMCVELMLNACNLAFVTFSRMHGHLDGQVVAFFTMVVAACEVVVGLAIIMTIFRTRRSANVDDAHLLRH